In the Peptoclostridium acidaminophilum DSM 3953 genome, one interval contains:
- the rpsB gene encoding 30S ribosomal protein S2, with the protein MAVISMKQLLEAGVHFGHQTRRWNPKMAKYIFTERNGIYIIDLQKTVKKVEEAYRFVKEAAETGKPVLFVGTKKQAQEAIKQEAERCNMFYVNERWLGGMLTNHKTIKIRIDRLRELDKMEEDGTFAVLPKKEVIKLKAEKGKLEKYLNGIKDMPELPAVIFIVDPRKERIAVKEAHKLGIPVVGIVDTNCDPDEMDYPIPGNDDAIRAVKLITATMADAIILARQEMPVEEQEVAPVQVEE; encoded by the coding sequence ATGGCAGTAATCAGCATGAAACAGCTACTTGAAGCAGGTGTTCACTTTGGACACCAGACTAGAAGATGGAACCCTAAGATGGCAAAGTACATCTTCACAGAAAGAAACGGAATATATATAATAGACCTTCAAAAGACTGTTAAGAAGGTAGAAGAGGCTTACAGATTCGTAAAGGAAGCTGCTGAGACTGGAAAGCCGGTTCTTTTCGTAGGAACTAAAAAGCAGGCTCAAGAGGCTATAAAGCAAGAAGCTGAAAGATGCAACATGTTCTATGTCAACGAAAGATGGCTAGGCGGAATGCTTACAAACCACAAGACAATAAAAATCAGGATAGACAGGCTTAGAGAACTCGATAAAATGGAAGAAGATGGAACTTTTGCCGTGCTTCCAAAGAAAGAGGTTATAAAGCTAAAAGCTGAAAAAGGCAAGCTTGAAAAATACCTGAATGGTATAAAAGACATGCCTGAGCTTCCTGCGGTTATTTTCATAGTTGACCCAAGAAAAGAAAGAATAGCTGTTAAAGAGGCACACAAACTTGGAATTCCAGTTGTGGGAATAGTAGACACTAACTGCGATCCAGATGAGATGGATTACCCTATACCAGGAAATGATGACGCTATAAGGGCTGTTAAGCTTATAACTGCTACTATGGCTGATGCTATAATACTTGCAAGACAAGAGATGCCTGTAGAAGAGCAAGAGGTTGCTCCAGTTCAGGTTGAAGAATAA
- a CDS encoding sigma-70 family RNA polymerase sigma factor: MIGENELWEIYKTCKCEAKVKELRETLILRYIELVKIIAARLYNFYASNIEYEDLVSYGVIGLIDAIERYDPAKDTKFETYSTIRIRGAIIDQIRSLDWVPRSVRQKSKLLKEAYSKLERELGREPTIDEIASQLGKTGDDVNKMLSETCSFNIISLEDELSESYKLQVRDIANATPEEALIKKELLENLKRGIKRLNDREQLVLDLYYNRELAYKEIACLLKVTESRISQIHSKAIIKLKAAF; this comes from the coding sequence ATGATTGGTGAGAATGAGCTGTGGGAGATATACAAGACCTGTAAATGTGAGGCAAAAGTCAAGGAGCTTAGGGAAACTCTGATACTACGATATATAGAGCTGGTGAAGATAATAGCAGCAAGACTTTACAATTTCTACGCATCGAACATTGAGTATGAGGATCTTGTGAGCTACGGCGTGATAGGACTCATAGACGCCATCGAAAGGTATGACCCCGCTAAGGATACCAAGTTTGAAACGTACTCGACGATAAGGATACGAGGAGCAATAATCGACCAGATCAGAAGCCTTGACTGGGTTCCGCGTTCTGTCAGGCAAAAGTCGAAGCTGCTCAAGGAGGCGTACTCCAAGCTCGAAAGGGAGCTTGGCAGGGAGCCAACGATAGATGAAATTGCATCGCAGCTTGGAAAGACAGGCGATGATGTGAACAAAATGCTTTCTGAAACGTGCAGCTTCAACATTATATCGTTAGAAGACGAATTAAGCGAAAGCTACAAGCTCCAAGTACGAGATATTGCAAATGCTACACCTGAGGAAGCTCTGATAAAAAAGGAACTGCTCGAAAACTTGAAACGGGGAATAAAAAGACTAAACGATAGAGAGCAACTTGTACTTGACCTTTATTACAACAGAGAGCTGGCATACAAGGAAATTGCCTGTTTGCTCAAAGTCACAGAATCCAGGATTTCGCAAATACACAGCAAGGCGATTATCAAGTTAAAAGCAGCTTTCTAG
- a CDS encoding chemotaxis protein CheC, which translates to MDLTANSYYLDVLKEVGNIGAGNALTALSQIINKKVDMEVPVIEVIETEKIVNTVETAEMLIVGVYVKFWGDISGNIMLVLDKPSADHLIKILLGGVSENDFYSEMEMSAIQEIGNILSSSYINSISQLSNLNIQMSVPSVSIDMAASILSVPAIEYSEVSDRIILIENKILEGDNEIVGNLYFMPDLDSFKRLFSNLGVPIDE; encoded by the coding sequence ATGGACTTAACTGCTAATAGTTACTATCTGGACGTATTAAAAGAGGTCGGCAATATAGGAGCAGGTAATGCGCTTACTGCGCTTTCTCAGATCATAAACAAAAAAGTAGACATGGAAGTACCTGTAATAGAAGTTATAGAGACGGAAAAAATTGTTAACACGGTGGAAACCGCAGAGATGCTTATAGTAGGAGTATATGTAAAGTTTTGGGGAGACATCAGCGGAAATATAATGCTGGTGCTTGACAAGCCGTCGGCTGACCACCTGATAAAAATACTTCTTGGCGGAGTAAGCGAAAATGATTTTTACAGCGAAATGGAAATGTCAGCCATACAGGAAATTGGGAACATTCTCTCAAGTTCTTATATAAATTCAATTTCACAGCTATCAAATCTCAACATCCAAATGTCAGTCCCATCTGTTAGTATAGACATGGCCGCATCCATACTGAGCGTTCCGGCCATTGAATACAGCGAGGTAAGCGACAGAATAATATTAATTGAAAACAAGATTCTCGAAGGGGATAATGAAATAGTCGGAAATCTTTATTTCATGCCAGACCTGGATTCCTTCAAGCGGCTCTTTAGCAATCTGGGAGTGCCCATAGATGAATAA
- a CDS encoding chemotaxis protein CheD: MNNEYIKVGMADYKIGTGDDVLVTLGLGSCVGIVLYDKFKRIGGMAHIMLPSSKEIKNNANKAKFADTALEEMLYEIVKMGAIKGRIIAKIAGGAQMFSIAAKGTTLNIGQRNVDAVKEKLGELRIPIIAEDTLGNYGRTIEFSCSNGDLKIRSVGKGTKII, encoded by the coding sequence ATGAATAACGAATATATAAAGGTGGGAATGGCTGACTACAAGATAGGAACCGGCGATGATGTGCTTGTAACACTTGGGCTGGGTTCATGCGTTGGAATTGTGCTGTATGACAAATTCAAGAGAATCGGCGGCATGGCGCATATAATGCTGCCTTCGAGCAAGGAGATAAAAAACAACGCAAACAAGGCAAAATTCGCAGACACCGCTCTTGAGGAAATGCTCTACGAGATTGTCAAAATGGGAGCTATAAAGGGCAGAATTATTGCAAAAATTGCGGGTGGGGCCCAAATGTTCAGCATAGCGGCTAAAGGCACGACCCTTAATATCGGACAGAGGAATGTGGATGCGGTGAAGGAAAAGCTTGGCGAGCTTAGAATTCCAATCATTGCCGAAGATACCCTGGGCAACTACGGTAGAACTATAGAGTTTAGCTGCAGCAATGGAGATCTCAAAATAAGAAGCGTAGGAAAGGGCACAAAAATAATATAG
- a CDS encoding chemotaxis protein CheW, with the protein MDSAVANKYVIFKLENEFYGIGINHVETIEKMMDITRVPKAEVYVKGVINLRGDIVPVVDLRERFNLPMADSFADKRIIINRIDEMMIGFIVDSASEVKDIETEDIDISIVADNFNDGFVRGIAKDTDRVIIILDVHKIIGV; encoded by the coding sequence TTGGACAGCGCTGTTGCAAACAAGTACGTCATATTCAAGCTGGAGAATGAATTTTACGGAATTGGAATAAACCATGTCGAAACGATCGAAAAAATGATGGATATAACGAGAGTTCCAAAGGCCGAAGTATATGTTAAAGGCGTAATAAACCTGCGAGGGGACATTGTTCCGGTGGTTGACCTCAGGGAGCGTTTCAATCTTCCCATGGCAGACTCGTTTGCGGACAAGAGAATAATAATAAACAGAATTGACGAGATGATGATTGGATTCATAGTGGATTCAGCATCTGAAGTAAAAGATATAGAAACTGAAGATATAGACATAAGCATAGTCGCAGACAATTTCAATGACGGTTTTGTCAGAGGCATAGCAAAAGATACTGATCGTGTAATAATAATATTGGATGTACATAAGATAATAGGGGTGTAA
- a CDS encoding DUF342 domain-containing protein, which yields MANYFTIKEECDGMLFRLDITKDKLEAFIEISKQGSEQRCVEEQEIIRFLEKNKVVYGIDFKAVKEISEKKTYNARVKVASGRDKVCGKDEKINLNFRESVKRDPQIDSHGRIDFKELNKIENVNKGYILAIKEPLTNGESGMNISGEEIPAPDGKKIEYKVGKNVSVSPDGSMLISDCDGSVDYKDGRISVNKTIIIEKDVDNSTGNIRFNGDVVVNGDVKTGFLVQAEGNILVRGVVEGAILVSSGDVVIEGGIQGNDKASVHSNGNLICRFVENAKKIIAEGDITADFVMHSNISCMGSLKLTGKKALLAGGEVLVKKEITATTIGSPMGTKTVIELGVDENLKIKLQAYVDEKEFVEKNLGDICKSLNAFKTSISRGEMDEKKKRLLEKTVSVYNGLADKLKILNGEIERIQSQMQDIIASSLKVRDTVYPGVRLTIGNQVMYVRNEMKSSEFYLEDSCIKSRVI from the coding sequence ATGGCAAATTATTTTACGATTAAAGAGGAATGCGACGGAATGCTATTCAGACTGGACATAACAAAGGATAAGCTGGAGGCATTCATTGAAATCAGCAAGCAAGGCAGCGAGCAGCGCTGCGTGGAAGAACAGGAGATAATCCGATTTTTAGAAAAAAACAAGGTTGTATATGGCATTGACTTTAAAGCTGTAAAAGAGATTTCCGAGAAAAAAACATACAACGCAAGGGTGAAAGTGGCAAGTGGCCGCGACAAGGTATGCGGCAAGGACGAAAAGATAAATCTGAACTTCAGGGAAAGTGTAAAAAGGGATCCCCAAATTGACAGCCACGGCAGAATCGATTTTAAAGAGCTCAACAAAATAGAAAATGTAAACAAAGGCTACATACTTGCTATAAAAGAGCCGCTGACAAATGGGGAAAGCGGCATGAATATATCAGGAGAGGAAATCCCGGCGCCTGATGGCAAAAAAATTGAATATAAAGTTGGAAAAAACGTAAGTGTTTCGCCTGATGGCTCAATGCTAATAAGTGATTGTGACGGCAGCGTTGACTATAAGGACGGCCGTATTTCTGTAAATAAAACTATTATTATCGAAAAAGACGTAGACAATTCTACTGGCAATATAAGATTTAACGGCGACGTGGTGGTGAATGGCGATGTGAAGACGGGTTTTCTTGTCCAGGCGGAAGGAAACATTCTGGTTCGCGGTGTAGTGGAAGGTGCAATTCTCGTATCGTCGGGAGATGTCGTAATTGAGGGTGGCATACAGGGAAATGACAAGGCAAGCGTTCACTCAAATGGCAATCTCATATGCAGATTCGTTGAAAATGCTAAGAAAATAATAGCAGAGGGCGATATCACAGCAGATTTTGTTATGCACAGCAACATCAGTTGCATGGGAAGCTTGAAATTGACAGGGAAAAAAGCGCTTCTGGCAGGCGGAGAGGTGCTTGTAAAGAAAGAGATTACAGCTACAACAATCGGTTCACCCATGGGAACAAAGACCGTAATAGAATTGGGTGTTGATGAAAACCTCAAAATCAAGCTGCAGGCATATGTTGATGAAAAAGAGTTTGTCGAGAAAAACCTCGGCGACATTTGCAAAAGTCTTAACGCATTCAAAACCTCAATTTCGAGGGGTGAAATGGACGAAAAGAAGAAGCGGCTCCTTGAAAAAACGGTCTCTGTATACAATGGCCTGGCGGACAAGCTGAAAATACTAAATGGCGAGATAGAAAGGATTCAAAGTCAGATGCAGGATATAATAGCATCCAGCCTGAAGGTCAGGGATACGGTGTATCCGGGAGTAAGGCTTACCATAGGCAACCAGGTGATGTACGTAAGAAACGAGATGAAGTCGAGCGAGTTTTATCTCGAAGACAGCTGCATAAAAAGCAGAGTAATATAG